Proteins encoded by one window of Candidatus Nanoarchaeia archaeon:
- a CDS encoding metalloregulator ArsR/SmtB family transcription factor has translation MICKSYETFFRTLADKSKLEIINLLSKGPKRVNELSQGLGFEQSRVSHNLKALRERGFVSVKRQGKAMVYSLDKRYIVPILKLIDKHVDQYYRHYCKCRGVRWRQQA, from the coding sequence ATGATTTGCAAGTCATATGAAACATTTTTCCGGACTCTTGCTGACAAGAGCAAGCTTGAGATCATCAATCTGCTCAGCAAGGGGCCGAAGAGAGTGAATGAGCTCAGCCAGGGGCTTGGCTTCGAGCAGAGCAGGGTCAGCCATAACCTCAAGGCGCTGCGCGAGCGTGGATTTGTGAGCGTTAAACGCCAGGGCAAGGCGATGGTCTACTCGCTGGACAAGAGGTATATTGTCCCGATCCTCAAATTGATTGACAAGCACGTGGATCAGTATTACAGGCACTACTGCAAATGCAGGGGAGTACGATGGAGACAGCAAGCATAA
- a CDS encoding DUF302 domain-containing protein, producing METASITTRYGYRKKLGIAYQAAVKRAREELQKQGFGVLTEIDVKETLKKKLGVEFGNYIILGACNPPFAYEALKSEQEIGLMMPCNVIVYEKQGKVYVSAVLPTAAMSMIENPKLMKIAQEAEMKLKAVVDGI from the coding sequence ATGGAGACAGCAAGCATAACAACCCGCTATGGTTACAGGAAGAAACTGGGGATAGCGTATCAGGCAGCAGTCAAACGTGCTCGTGAAGAGCTGCAGAAGCAGGGCTTCGGTGTTTTGACAGAGATAGATGTCAAGGAAACATTGAAGAAAAAGCTTGGAGTTGAGTTTGGCAACTACATCATCTTGGGAGCATGCAACCCGCCATTCGCATATGAAGCCCTGAAATCTGAGCAGGAGATCGGCCTGATGATGCCCTGCAACGTCATTGTGTATGAAAAACAGGGCAAGGTCTATGTTTCTGCAGTGCTGCCGACAGCAGCGATGAGCATGATTGAGAATCCAAAGCTTATGAAGATAGCTCAGGAAGCTGAGATGAAGCTTAAGGCTGTAGTAGATGGAATATAA